The Candidatus Methylomirabilota bacterium genome contains a region encoding:
- a CDS encoding hemerythrin domain-containing protein, with protein sequence MNATRVLRRDHEAMRELFFRLQALSGAEQRLEALREVASDLVIHARIEDDLFYSALETAAGAEADRLVDAARGQHERVEDLIERLIVMDGRGEEFDRGVAELQRNVEDHVRDEEARIFALAERTLGPARLEEIGRAIEERRLAFREAA encoded by the coding sequence ATGAACGCGACGCGGGTGCTGAGGCGGGATCACGAGGCGATGCGCGAGCTCTTCTTTCGGCTCCAGGCGCTCAGCGGCGCCGAGCAGCGGCTCGAGGCCCTGCGCGAGGTGGCGAGCGATCTGGTGATCCACGCCCGCATCGAGGACGACCTGTTCTACTCCGCCCTGGAGACGGCGGCCGGGGCCGAGGCCGACCGGCTCGTGGATGCCGCCCGGGGCCAGCACGAGCGGGTCGAGGACCTGATCGAGCGGCTCATCGTGATGGACGGCCGCGGCGAGGAGTTCGACCGAGGCGTCGCCGAGCTCCAGCGGAACGTCGAGGACCACGTGCGCGACGAGGAGGCCCGGATCTTCGCGCTCGCCGAGCGCACCCTCGGCCCCGCCCGCCTGGAGGAGATCGGCCGGGCTATCGAGGAGCGCCGGCTGGCCTTCAGGGAGGCGGCGTGA
- a CDS encoding DUF2188 domain-containing protein — protein MIRVVNQRRRWVVQLDGRDDLRFHARGRGRAIEAALDLAETVSPSLVVVHTADGRVRRTITVGAVPQDSLVSGEPARVANAQ, from the coding sequence GTGATCCGCGTAGTCAACCAGCGCCGACGATGGGTCGTCCAGCTGGACGGGCGTGATGACCTCCGGTTCCACGCCCGGGGGCGGGGACGGGCCATCGAGGCGGCCCTCGATCTGGCCGAGACCGTGTCCCCTTCTCTGGTCGTCGTGCACACCGCCGATGGCCGGGTGCGACGGACGATCACGGTCGGAGCCGTACCCCAGGACTCCCTAGTCTCCGGCGAGCCGGCCCGCGTGGCCAACGCCCAGTAG
- a CDS encoding GlsB/YeaQ/YmgE family stress response membrane protein produces the protein MSILGWIIFGLVVGIVAKFLMPGRDPGGFIVTILLGIAGALVGGFLGRAVGWYGEGDPVGFLMAVVGAVVLLIVYRMLAHRSV, from the coding sequence ATGAGCATCCTCGGCTGGATCATCTTCGGACTCGTCGTCGGCATCGTCGCCAAGTTCCTCATGCCCGGGCGCGATCCCGGCGGGTTCATCGTGACGATCCTCCTCGGAATCGCGGGGGCGCTGGTGGGTGGCTTCCTGGGTCGCGCGGTCGGCTGGTATGGCGAGGGCGACCCGGTCGGCTTCCTGATGGCCGTCGTCGGCGCCGTCGTCCTGCTCATCGTCTACCGGATGCTGGCACACCGGTCCGTCTAG